One region of Flavobacterium sp. KACC 22763 genomic DNA includes:
- the prmA gene encoding 50S ribosomal protein L11 methyltransferase has translation MSNIYLGYHFTIEPKELGSEILVAELGEKAFESFTETENGISAFVKKDLWDENILDDIYILQSEEFKIEYTIEEIDQVNWNEEWEKNFEPIDVDGKCHVRAPFHEKTDAEFDIVIEPKMSFGTGHHETTHMMIQHLLEMDVKGLKTLDMGCGTAILAILAEMKGAEPIDAIDIDNWCYLNSIENAERNNCKHISVYEGDAALLAGKKYDLIIANINRNILLNDMQTYVDALNPKGIILFSGFYEEDIPFIDASCVEKGLTYVKKFQRNNWVSLKYVN, from the coding sequence ATGTCAAACATCTATTTAGGATATCATTTTACGATTGAGCCGAAAGAATTGGGTTCTGAAATTTTAGTGGCTGAATTGGGCGAAAAAGCGTTTGAAAGTTTTACAGAAACTGAGAACGGTATTTCGGCTTTTGTGAAGAAGGATTTATGGGACGAAAATATCCTAGATGATATTTACATCTTACAATCTGAGGAGTTTAAAATTGAATATACTATTGAAGAAATCGATCAGGTAAACTGGAACGAAGAATGGGAAAAGAATTTTGAACCAATTGATGTTGACGGAAAATGCCATGTTCGCGCTCCTTTTCATGAAAAAACAGATGCTGAGTTTGATATTGTAATTGAACCAAAAATGAGTTTTGGAACCGGTCATCATGAAACTACACACATGATGATTCAGCATTTGCTAGAAATGGATGTAAAAGGTCTGAAAACTTTGGACATGGGATGCGGAACTGCCATTTTAGCCATTTTGGCTGAAATGAAAGGCGCTGAACCTATTGATGCCATTGATATCGACAACTGGTGCTACCTCAACTCTATCGAAAATGCTGAACGCAATAATTGCAAACACATCAGCGTTTATGAAGGCGATGCAGCATTGTTGGCAGGAAAAAAATATGATTTAATTATTGCCAATATCAACAGAAATATTTTGTTGAACGATATGCAGACCTATGTTGATGCTTTGAATCCAAAAGGCATTATTCTTTTTAGCGGTTTCTACGAAGAAGATATTCCATTTATTGACGCTTCTTGCGTAGAAAAAGGTTTAACTTATGTTAAAAAGTTTCAAAGAAATAACTGGGTATCTTTAAAATACGTAAATTAG
- a CDS encoding WG repeat-containing protein has product MRNILFFIILLFSFMTKGQSKFEAIRKQLMENKTYEYVYGFENDYAVFRTFKGKMGLIDSLGNVILKPNYEYIENRKDLKNIFEAGIIANKNFKRGYIDLQGNIKIPFDYEDVYYLGNNLVRVSKNNKAGVVDTKNKIILPIKYTSIMGSDGILFVQNNNSIDLFDAKGKQITNFQAFDIEYFQHRRSIVTLQNKNTLIIDTLGNIVLNPVKNHQFERILAQDAFLILNTITKKKGIINSNGQYEIGCKFDEIYPSNSVYIVKNNGKDGIVDGKDSVLKPLIYDNVYAVFSKDSISFKNHYSAYKNNLQGIINPYEEKEIIPISYKYIDPFSHYYIITNQENKDGMLSAKGEIIIPEAYNFYSIAQNKIFANKNSKKYLLTVENNNYNETEIFVDEFIKNNSNFKGFFKSNYQIFKDKNKFGVYSNKNKMAIPAEYDAITEIYGTGEFVVKKNNKYGVINADNKIQLELKYDSFQIIKEVVRFNIKTPKTVKSYPVKYPFEPQ; this is encoded by the coding sequence ATGAGAAATATCCTTTTTTTTATAATTCTGTTATTCTCTTTTATGACGAAAGGCCAATCAAAATTTGAGGCGATTCGCAAACAATTGATGGAAAATAAGACTTACGAATATGTTTATGGTTTTGAAAATGATTATGCCGTTTTTAGAACCTTTAAAGGAAAAATGGGATTAATTGATTCTCTAGGCAATGTGATTCTTAAGCCTAATTATGAATATATAGAGAACAGAAAAGATCTAAAAAACATATTTGAAGCAGGAATTATTGCAAATAAAAATTTCAAAAGAGGATATATTGATTTACAAGGCAACATTAAAATTCCTTTTGATTATGAAGATGTTTATTATTTAGGAAATAATCTAGTGCGAGTTTCAAAAAACAATAAAGCAGGAGTTGTTGACACTAAAAATAAAATCATTTTGCCTATTAAATATACTAGCATAATGGGCAGCGACGGAATTTTGTTTGTCCAGAATAACAACAGTATTGATCTATTTGATGCAAAAGGAAAACAAATTACGAATTTTCAAGCTTTTGATATTGAGTATTTCCAGCATAGAAGATCTATCGTTACGCTTCAAAATAAAAACACTTTAATAATTGACACTCTCGGAAATATTGTTTTGAATCCAGTCAAAAATCATCAGTTTGAGAGAATACTAGCTCAAGATGCTTTCCTTATTCTTAATACTATCACGAAGAAAAAAGGAATTATTAATTCAAATGGACAATATGAAATTGGATGCAAGTTTGATGAAATTTATCCTTCAAATTCAGTTTATATCGTAAAAAACAATGGGAAAGACGGAATAGTAGACGGTAAAGATTCTGTTTTGAAACCTTTAATTTATGATAATGTTTATGCAGTTTTTTCTAAAGACAGCATCTCTTTCAAAAATCACTATTCTGCTTATAAAAACAATTTGCAAGGTATTATTAATCCTTATGAAGAAAAGGAAATCATTCCGATATCATATAAATATATTGATCCTTTTTCTCATTACTATATTATAACGAATCAAGAAAATAAAGATGGAATGCTTTCTGCCAAAGGAGAAATTATAATTCCTGAAGCGTATAATTTTTATAGTATTGCTCAAAACAAAATTTTCGCCAATAAAAACTCAAAAAAATACCTTCTTACAGTTGAAAACAATAATTACAATGAAACTGAAATCTTTGTTGATGAGTTCATAAAAAACAATTCAAATTTTAAAGGATTTTTTAAGAGTAATTATCAGATTTTTAAAGACAAAAACAAATTTGGAGTTTATAGCAATAAGAACAAAATGGCAATTCCAGCAGAATATGATGCAATTACAGAGATTTACGGAACAGGAGAATTTGTTGTAAAGAAAAACAATAAATATGGTGTTATAAACGCTGATAATAAAATACAATTAGAATTAAAATACGACTCATTTCAAATTATTAAAGAAGTGGTTCGATTTAATATAAAAACTCCAAAAACCGTGAAGTCTTATCCGGTGAAATATCCTTTTGAACCTCAATAA
- a CDS encoding 2-dehydro-3-deoxyphosphooctonate aldolase, which yields MKKIAFLIVLLISASSCVSTKSTLKNVDDNAPDLILKKDNTFSITQFAKDKKYGYDPDYPINIFFQNTNNEALNETRFLNALAGPNGEKITYTRLETCCPFPTKRSNMGAGFLNVYELKWEGQKKPVKLYLNIYEKGILMVPMGLRLK from the coding sequence ATGAAAAAAATAGCTTTTTTAATTGTTTTATTAATCAGTGCTTCTTCTTGCGTAAGTACCAAATCAACTTTAAAAAATGTCGATGACAACGCACCTGATTTAATTTTAAAGAAGGATAATACTTTTTCTATAACGCAATTCGCTAAAGACAAAAAATACGGTTACGATCCTGACTATCCGATTAATATATTTTTCCAGAACACCAACAATGAGGCTTTAAACGAAACTCGTTTCTTAAACGCTTTGGCTGGTCCAAATGGCGAAAAAATAACGTATACCAGATTAGAAACCTGCTGTCCGTTCCCAACCAAAAGAAGCAATATGGGAGCTGGATTTTTAAATGTCTACGAATTGAAATGGGAAGGACAGAAAAAGCCAGTTAAGCTTTATTTAAACATTTATGAAAAAGGAATTTTAATGGTTCCGATGGGATTGAGGCTGAAATAA
- the kdsA gene encoding 3-deoxy-8-phosphooctulonate synthase, which translates to MNLQHIPQIKHTDSGNFFLLAGPCAIEGEEMALRIAEKLVGITDNLQIPYVFKGSFKKANRSRIDSFSGIGDEKALKILRKVSETFHVPTVTDIHTNEDADMAAQYVDVLQIPAFLVRQTDLVVAAANTGKTVNLKKGQFMSPESMKHAVQKVLDCNNENVMVTDRGTMFGYQDMIVDFRGIPTMQQYASTVLDVTHSLQQPNQTAGVTGGRPDMIETVAKAGIAVGVDGIFIETHFDPANAKSDGANMLHLDYFEGLMNKLVAIKKTVNAF; encoded by the coding sequence ATGAACTTACAACATATTCCACAAATTAAGCATACTGACAGCGGAAATTTCTTTTTATTAGCAGGACCTTGCGCTATTGAAGGAGAAGAAATGGCTCTTAGAATTGCTGAAAAATTAGTTGGTATTACCGACAATCTTCAGATTCCTTATGTATTTAAAGGATCTTTTAAAAAAGCAAACCGTTCTAGAATTGACAGTTTTTCTGGTATCGGTGACGAAAAAGCATTAAAAATCTTAAGAAAAGTTTCTGAAACTTTTCACGTTCCAACTGTAACAGATATTCACACCAATGAAGACGCTGATATGGCTGCACAATATGTAGATGTATTGCAGATTCCTGCTTTCTTAGTTCGTCAGACTGATCTTGTTGTGGCTGCTGCCAACACAGGAAAAACAGTAAACTTGAAAAAAGGACAATTCATGAGTCCAGAAAGCATGAAACATGCCGTACAGAAAGTTTTAGACTGTAATAACGAGAATGTTATGGTTACAGATCGCGGTACTATGTTTGGTTACCAAGATATGATTGTTGATTTTAGAGGAATTCCTACTATGCAACAATATGCTTCTACAGTTCTAGACGTAACGCACTCTCTTCAACAGCCAAATCAAACAGCTGGAGTTACAGGTGGAAGACCTGACATGATCGAAACAGTAGCAAAAGCTGGTATTGCAGTTGGTGTTGATGGTATTTTTATTGAAACACATTTTGATCCTGCAAATGCAAAAAGTGATGGTGCTAATATGCTTCATTTAGACTATTTTGAAGGTTTAATGAACAAGTTGGTAGCCATCAAAAAAACTGTAAACGCCTTTTAA
- a CDS encoding YiiX family permuted papain-like enzyme, with the protein MKIKKYLFPIITFIISFGCALFVAIKVFPNNPFTGSKEEKEKTIASKFKDGDLIFQTSESKQCEAVRIATNSKFSHCGIIYDINGNWFVFEAVQPVKLTPLEDWIKHGKDSKYVVKRLKDDSILNPQILQKMKDYSQQFDGKEYDAYFEWTDNRIYCSELIWKIYKNAAGIELSKLRELKDFNLQDPRVQKILKERYGNNIPLEEKVVAPSDIANSNILKTVVDNY; encoded by the coding sequence ATGAAAATCAAAAAATATCTATTCCCTATCATTACTTTTATCATAAGCTTTGGCTGTGCGCTATTTGTTGCTATAAAAGTTTTTCCAAATAATCCATTTACAGGAAGCAAAGAAGAAAAAGAAAAAACAATTGCTTCTAAATTTAAAGATGGTGATCTTATTTTTCAGACTTCGGAATCCAAACAATGCGAAGCGGTTCGAATTGCAACCAATTCAAAATTTTCTCATTGTGGTATTATTTATGACATTAACGGAAATTGGTTTGTTTTTGAAGCCGTTCAACCAGTAAAACTTACTCCACTTGAAGATTGGATTAAACATGGAAAAGATAGCAAATATGTGGTAAAAAGATTAAAAGACGATAGCATTTTAAATCCACAGATTTTACAAAAAATGAAAGATTACAGTCAGCAATTTGACGGCAAAGAATATGATGCTTATTTTGAATGGACTGACAATAGAATATATTGCTCTGAATTGATTTGGAAGATTTACAAAAATGCCGCAGGAATCGAATTGTCCAAACTCAGAGAGTTGAAAGATTTTAATTTGCAAGATCCGAGAGTTCAGAAAATACTAAAAGAGCGTTACGGTAACAATATTCCATTAGAGGAAAAAGTCGTTGCTCCTTCTGATATTGCCAATTCTAATATATTGAAAACAGTAGTAGACAATTATTAA
- a CDS encoding M20/M25/M40 family metallo-hydrolase, translated as MKKTILLTALVLNGLTSFAQTNDEKNIKLFYKKALTEAKCYTWLEYLSNDIGARLSGSKGAEQAVDYTKRQLESLGLDKVYLQEVMVPHWVRGEKETAYILDGKVKTTVPICALGGSVATPKTGLTAEIIEVQGIKELAELGADKVKGKIVFYNRPMNPENIETFTSYGACVDQRFAGAKEAAKLGAVGAIVRSMNLRLDDFPHTGAQSYGDLPKAQYIPTAAISTNGAELLSKSLKANPALKFYFKQSCETLPDALSYNVIGELTGTVTPENIMVVGGHLDSWDLADGSHDDGAGVVQSMEVIRILKNLNYKPKNTIRVVLFMNEENGGKGGAKYEEVSKQNKENHIFALESDSGGFSPRGFSIEADDVNLKKIQGYKDLFEPYLVHSFTIGHAGSDINHLTSQAIVKAGLKPDSQRYFDYHHAANDKFDAINKRELELGAATMTTLMYLLDQNGIETKKAN; from the coding sequence ATGAAAAAAACGATTCTTTTAACTGCTTTAGTTTTAAACGGATTGACATCTTTTGCTCAGACAAATGATGAAAAAAACATTAAATTATTTTACAAAAAAGCTTTAACCGAAGCAAAATGCTACACTTGGCTAGAATATTTGTCAAATGATATTGGCGCTCGTTTGTCTGGATCTAAAGGGGCAGAACAAGCAGTTGACTATACTAAAAGACAATTAGAAAGTCTAGGGCTTGATAAAGTCTATTTGCAAGAAGTTATGGTGCCTCACTGGGTCCGTGGCGAAAAAGAAACAGCTTATATTCTTGACGGAAAAGTAAAAACCACTGTACCAATTTGCGCATTAGGAGGTTCTGTTGCAACTCCAAAAACAGGCCTTACTGCAGAAATAATCGAAGTTCAAGGAATAAAAGAATTAGCTGAACTTGGAGCTGACAAAGTAAAAGGAAAAATTGTTTTCTATAACAGACCAATGAATCCTGAAAATATTGAAACTTTTACTTCTTACGGAGCTTGTGTAGACCAAAGATTTGCAGGAGCAAAAGAAGCTGCAAAATTAGGAGCAGTTGGAGCAATTGTTCGTTCTATGAATTTGCGTCTAGATGATTTCCCTCATACAGGAGCGCAAAGTTATGGAGATTTGCCAAAAGCACAATATATTCCAACCGCCGCGATCAGTACAAACGGAGCAGAATTGTTGAGCAAGTCATTAAAAGCAAATCCAGCTTTGAAATTTTACTTCAAACAATCTTGCGAGACTTTGCCAGATGCATTGTCTTATAACGTAATTGGTGAATTGACTGGAACTGTAACTCCAGAAAACATTATGGTTGTTGGTGGGCATTTAGATTCTTGGGATTTAGCAGATGGTTCTCACGATGATGGAGCGGGAGTAGTGCAGAGTATGGAAGTAATTCGTATTTTGAAAAACTTAAACTACAAGCCTAAAAATACGATTCGTGTTGTGTTGTTTATGAATGAAGAAAATGGCGGAAAAGGTGGTGCTAAATACGAAGAAGTTTCAAAACAAAATAAAGAGAATCATATTTTTGCATTGGAAAGTGATTCAGGGGGATTTTCTCCAAGAGGATTTTCAATTGAAGCTGACGACGTTAATTTGAAAAAGATACAAGGTTATAAAGATCTTTTTGAGCCTTATTTAGTGCACAGTTTTACAATTGGCCACGCAGGTTCAGATATTAATCATTTAACCTCACAAGCTATTGTTAAAGCAGGTTTGAAACCAGATTCTCAGCGTTATTTTGATTATCACCACGCTGCAAATGATAAATTTGATGCTATCAATAAAAGAGAATTAGAGCTTGGTGCAGCAACAATGACTACATTAATGTATTTATTAGATCAAAACGGAATCGAAACTAAAAAAGCAAATTAA
- the tpiA gene encoding triose-phosphate isomerase: MRKSIVAGNWKMHKNAAQTEELLNELIAKIPAKTNAQVIVAPTFVNLQAAATKLKNTTIGVSAQNVHQAEGGAFTGEISADMLTSIGVNTVILGHSERRAIFHETDALIADKVDTALKHDMTVIFCFGEELKDRQSGNHFNIVENQLRDGVFHIAKESWSKIVLAYEPVWAIGTGETASPEQAQEMHEFIRETIRKAFGAEIADEVSILYGGSVKPENAKEIFSKPDVDGGLIGGAALKADDFLAIVTAI; this comes from the coding sequence ATGAGAAAATCGATTGTTGCAGGAAACTGGAAAATGCATAAAAACGCTGCACAGACTGAAGAATTATTAAACGAATTAATTGCTAAAATTCCAGCAAAAACAAATGCACAAGTAATTGTAGCGCCAACTTTTGTAAACTTACAAGCGGCCGCTACAAAATTAAAAAACACAACTATTGGAGTTTCTGCTCAAAACGTTCACCAAGCTGAAGGTGGTGCTTTTACAGGAGAAATTTCTGCAGATATGTTAACAAGCATTGGTGTTAATACAGTAATCTTAGGTCATTCTGAGCGTAGAGCTATTTTTCACGAAACAGATGCTTTAATCGCAGACAAAGTTGATACAGCTTTAAAACATGACATGACCGTAATCTTCTGCTTCGGAGAAGAATTAAAAGACCGTCAATCTGGAAATCACTTCAACATTGTTGAAAACCAATTACGTGATGGTGTTTTTCATATCGCTAAAGAATCTTGGTCTAAAATCGTTTTAGCTTATGAGCCTGTTTGGGCTATCGGAACTGGAGAAACTGCTTCGCCAGAACAAGCACAAGAAATGCACGAATTTATCAGAGAAACTATCCGCAAAGCTTTTGGAGCTGAAATCGCTGATGAAGTTTCTATTTTATACGGTGGTTCTGTAAAACCAGAAAACGCTAAAGAAATCTTCTCTAAACCAGACGTAGACGGTGGTTTAATTGGAGGCGCTGCTTTAAAAGCTGACGATTTCTTAGCTATCGTTACAGCTATCTAA
- a CDS encoding ATP-dependent Clp protease adaptor ClpS, producing MSTKEKVRERVGEKEAIAFNNEIIVYNDDVNTFDHVIDTLMRVCSHTAEQAEQCSLIVHYNGKCTVKTGPIEKLKPQCTQLLEAGLSAEIV from the coding sequence ATGAGTACTAAAGAAAAAGTAAGAGAAAGAGTTGGCGAAAAAGAAGCCATTGCTTTTAATAACGAGATCATTGTTTACAATGATGATGTAAATACTTTTGATCACGTAATTGATACTCTTATGCGTGTTTGCAGCCATACTGCAGAACAAGCCGAGCAATGCTCTTTGATTGTACATTACAACGGAAAATGCACTGTAAAGACAGGCCCGATAGAAAAACTTAAACCTCAATGCACGCAACTTTTGGAAGCTGGTCTTAGCGCCGAAATTGTCTAA
- a CDS encoding lysoplasmalogenase, with translation MRNSSFFKIYAAFSIVYLIILLSGYERFDLFLKPILIPIIGFGAYFYRKFQSKNILLAALVFSWLGDVILLFTDLGEIYFILGLVCFLTAHIIYCILFNKQKRIRKKQNKPLFIFGSILIAFYLIGMVSVLMPYLGDLEIPVSIYASVISIMLLFAFNGFLVWEKPGNQLVFLGAVFFVISDSILALNKFYAPIPKSSFFIMLTYLLAQYLIVVGTLKLNPKKVEQAV, from the coding sequence ATGAGAAACTCTTCTTTTTTTAAAATTTATGCTGCTTTTAGTATAGTGTACCTCATTATACTGCTTTCTGGTTACGAACGCTTTGATCTTTTTCTCAAACCTATTCTAATACCTATTATAGGGTTTGGAGCTTACTTTTACAGAAAATTTCAAAGTAAGAATATTTTATTGGCTGCACTTGTATTTTCATGGCTTGGAGATGTTATTTTGCTTTTTACAGACCTTGGCGAGATTTACTTTATTTTAGGACTAGTCTGTTTCCTAACAGCGCACATAATCTATTGCATACTTTTTAATAAACAGAAAAGAATTAGAAAAAAACAGAACAAACCTCTTTTTATATTTGGCAGCATTTTAATTGCATTTTACCTAATAGGAATGGTTTCTGTTTTAATGCCTTATTTAGGAGATCTTGAGATTCCCGTTTCTATTTATGCCTCAGTAATTTCAATTATGCTTTTATTTGCTTTCAACGGATTTTTAGTCTGGGAAAAACCGGGTAATCAGCTCGTATTTTTGGGTGCAGTTTTCTTTGTTATTTCAGATAGCATTCTGGCTTTAAATAAATTTTATGCTCCAATTCCAAAAAGTTCCTTTTTTATTATGCTGACGTATCTTCTGGCACAATATCTGATTGTAGTTGGTACACTAAAACTAAATCCAAAAAAAGTAGAACAGGCAGTTTAA
- a CDS encoding discoidin domain-containing protein has translation MKKLYKKLTPIVLLSMLFGNNLLAQNSGKTEWFDPSRPATTYCNPINIGYNFTTHNHNGIPESRRSSADPVIITYKGEYYLFATNQAGFFWSKDMSDWNFVYGSFQRQPGDDDQCAPAAWVVNDTLFYVGSTWKRDHPIWKTADPKSGRWTRHVDKAMLPTWDPAIFQDDDKKVYMYYGSSGKLPLVGVEVDYKTWLPKGNQADYATLYKATEVEDIQKPYGQIKEVAILDPSAHGWERFGPNNDMEPAPWGNFIEGAWMTKHNGKYYMQYGAPATEFKGYANGVHVGDNPLGPFTYQKHNPMSYKPGGFVIGAGHGNTFADNYGNYWNTGTCKISIKDRFERRIDMFPAGFDKDDVMYSITAYGDFPIVLPTSERDQTKGASSGWMLLSYKKPVTVSSSEECMEVETHRMDHGGKKVYEKFCYGPENLTDENIQTYWSAKTSNLGEWLQMDLGRQMEINALQINYADHKANQFNKAMDIYYQYKIFMSDDAQNWTLVVDKSKNDKDAPHDYVELSKSIKARYIKMENIHNASGLFAISDFRVFGNGLGAKPKSVASFKVDRNKADSRNAMISWKKQSDAIGYNIYYGIAPDKLYNSIMVYGDSTYDFRGLDKGTKYYFTIEPFNENGIGTKNKIIEVK, from the coding sequence ATGAAAAAATTATATAAAAAACTAACGCCTATTGTATTGCTTTCGATGCTTTTCGGAAACAATCTTTTGGCGCAAAATTCTGGTAAAACAGAATGGTTTGACCCGAGCAGACCTGCAACAACCTACTGTAATCCGATAAATATTGGGTACAATTTTACAACCCACAATCATAACGGAATTCCAGAATCTCGCCGTTCAAGCGCCGATCCTGTAATTATTACTTATAAAGGCGAATATTACTTATTTGCCACCAATCAGGCAGGTTTCTTTTGGAGTAAAGATATGTCGGACTGGAATTTTGTTTACGGAAGTTTTCAAAGACAACCAGGCGATGATGACCAATGTGCTCCAGCTGCTTGGGTTGTAAATGACACTTTATTTTATGTTGGTTCAACTTGGAAGAGAGATCATCCTATTTGGAAAACAGCTGACCCAAAATCAGGAAGATGGACACGTCACGTAGACAAAGCAATGCTGCCAACTTGGGATCCAGCTATTTTTCAAGATGACGATAAAAAAGTATATATGTACTACGGTTCAAGTGGAAAATTACCGCTTGTAGGCGTTGAAGTTGATTATAAAACTTGGCTTCCAAAAGGAAATCAAGCAGATTATGCAACATTATATAAAGCTACAGAAGTTGAAGATATTCAAAAACCTTACGGACAAATTAAGGAAGTTGCTATTTTAGATCCTTCGGCTCACGGATGGGAGCGTTTTGGCCCAAATAATGATATGGAACCAGCACCTTGGGGAAATTTTATTGAAGGAGCTTGGATGACAAAACATAACGGAAAATATTATATGCAATACGGGGCGCCTGCGACCGAGTTTAAAGGTTACGCAAACGGTGTTCATGTTGGCGATAATCCGTTAGGGCCATTTACGTATCAGAAACACAATCCGATGTCTTATAAACCAGGCGGATTTGTGATTGGAGCAGGACACGGAAATACTTTTGCAGATAATTATGGAAATTATTGGAATACAGGAACGTGTAAAATTTCTATAAAAGACCGTTTTGAGCGCCGTATAGATATGTTTCCTGCCGGATTTGACAAAGATGATGTAATGTATTCTATTACAGCTTATGGAGATTTTCCAATTGTATTGCCAACAAGTGAGCGTGACCAAACAAAAGGCGCTTCTTCTGGATGGATGCTGCTTTCGTATAAAAAGCCTGTAACCGTTTCTTCTTCTGAGGAATGCATGGAAGTGGAAACTCACAGAATGGATCATGGCGGTAAAAAAGTCTATGAGAAATTCTGTTACGGACCTGAAAATTTGACAGATGAAAACATTCAAACCTATTGGTCTGCAAAGACAAGTAATCTAGGTGAATGGCTTCAAATGGATTTAGGAAGACAGATGGAAATTAATGCTCTTCAAATCAACTACGCAGATCATAAGGCAAATCAGTTTAATAAAGCAATGGATATTTATTATCAATATAAAATATTCATGTCTGATGATGCTCAGAATTGGACTTTGGTTGTAGATAAATCTAAAAATGATAAAGATGCTCCGCATGATTACGTAGAGCTTTCAAAATCTATTAAAGCGCGTTACATTAAAATGGAGAACATTCACAATGCATCTGGTTTATTTGCAATCTCTGATTTTAGAGTTTTTGGAAACGGTTTAGGAGCAAAACCAAAATCGGTAGCTTCTTTTAAAGTAGACAGAAACAAAGCAGATTCTAGAAACGCTATGATTTCATGGAAAAAACAGTCTGATGCAATTGGGTATAACATTTATTACGGAATTGCTCCTGACAAATTGTACAACAGCATTATGGTTTATGGTGATAGTACGTACGATTTTAGAGGTTTGGACAAAGGCACAAAATACTATTTTACAATAGAGCCTTTTAATGAAAATGGCATTGGAACAAAAAATAAGATTATTGAAGTAAAATAA
- a CDS encoding sterol desaturase family protein, with protein sequence MEEYGKILIIAMPVFLALIVIEKIYGIYKKNDTAPLIDSVSSISSGITNSVKDVLGLSVTFLSYEWLVSKIALQHLEANVLSYCIAFFVIDFYGYWSHRLAHQINFLWNKHAIHHSSEEFNLACALRQPIASLVNLFTFLLIPAALLGVPASVIAITLPIHLFLQFWYHTKHIKKMGFIEHILVTPSHHRVHHAINPEYLDKNHSQIFIFWDKLFGTFQEELDDVPPVFGITRPANTWNPIKINFQHLSLLIKDAWRAPKWKDKLSIWFKPTGWRPENFEEKYPVNKIENVFNFEKYGTQNSQKLIYWSVAQVLITLLFVSYLFHNIAKIGLPNIFIYGFFIFLTIYSYTELMDKSKYAVLWEGFRLGIVICIVGYYGDWFGLNRVIPSSNYIIFAYLILSFLTTFYFVNFDFKTYQNQYINS encoded by the coding sequence ATGGAAGAATACGGAAAGATATTGATTATCGCAATGCCTGTTTTTTTAGCTTTAATTGTTATTGAAAAAATCTACGGCATTTATAAAAAGAACGATACTGCTCCATTGATAGATAGCGTATCAAGCATCAGTTCTGGCATTACCAATTCGGTAAAAGATGTTTTGGGTCTTAGCGTTACTTTTCTCTCTTATGAATGGCTGGTTTCCAAAATTGCATTACAACATTTAGAAGCCAATGTTCTCTCCTATTGCATTGCTTTTTTTGTTATCGATTTTTACGGTTATTGGAGCCATCGCCTGGCACATCAGATTAATTTTCTCTGGAACAAACATGCCATACATCACAGCAGTGAAGAATTTAATCTTGCCTGCGCGCTCCGTCAGCCTATTGCTAGTTTAGTCAATTTGTTTACTTTTTTATTGATTCCCGCAGCTTTACTTGGCGTTCCTGCCTCTGTAATTGCTATTACATTACCTATTCATTTATTTTTACAATTTTGGTATCATACCAAGCATATCAAAAAAATGGGATTTATTGAGCATATTTTGGTTACTCCATCACATCATCGTGTGCATCATGCAATTAATCCAGAATATCTAGACAAAAACCATTCTCAGATTTTTATCTTTTGGGATAAACTTTTTGGCACTTTTCAAGAAGAATTAGATGATGTTCCTCCTGTTTTTGGCATCACAAGACCAGCTAATACTTGGAATCCGATTAAAATAAATTTCCAGCATTTAAGTTTATTAATAAAAGATGCTTGGCGAGCACCAAAATGGAAAGACAAACTGAGCATTTGGTTCAAACCAACAGGCTGGCGTCCCGAAAACTTTGAAGAAAAATATCCTGTTAACAAAATTGAGAATGTTTTTAATTTTGAAAAATATGGCACGCAAAACTCTCAAAAACTTATATACTGGTCTGTTGCACAGGTTTTAATAACATTACTTTTTGTAAGCTATCTATTTCATAACATTGCCAAAATAGGTCTTCCAAATATTTTTATTTATGGCTTTTTTATTTTTCTAACGATATATAGCTACACAGAGTTAATGGATAAAAGTAAATATGCCGTTTTATGGGAAGGCTTCCGACTGGGAATTGTAATTTGTATTGTTGGCTATTATGGAGATTGGTTTGGTTTAAATCGCGTAATTCCAAGTAGTAATTATATTATTTTCGCTTACCTGATTTTATCTTTTTTAACGACATTTTATTTTGTTAATTTTGATTTTAAAACCTACCAAAACCAATATATCAATTCATAA